One window of Acidobacteriota bacterium genomic DNA carries:
- a CDS encoding phosphoglucosamine mutase, with protein sequence MANRLFGTDGIRGRAGVYPLDAATIQTATEAAAARAAARLPGRPFLVARDTRASGPWITRQVAAALERAGVPLLDAGVLPTPAAAGLILDLGCCGGMVISASHNPAEDNGLKFFTDRGFKLSTAEEAAIAIRVDERPQPTWTAVEAPLLDGGGRFHVAPDLVGRYVARLLNRCPLDGLPPTTRVVVDCAHGASTPAVLALVDCAAFRLQAICAEPDGFNINRGCGATCPERVAAAVTAARADLGFALDGDGDRIIACDASGRILDGDALLYVFAHHLRSRGQLTGQTVVGTVLTNLGLETALAGWGIRLERTPVGDRHIQARMLDGALALGGEPSGHLILSSPAMTGDGLLAGLFLLHILAVTRRPLADLLAGYQPFPVRVFNLRADRKPPLESLPPVRAIDALLVRRGGRTVIRYSGTEPLLRVMVEAQELEPLQSEMDVLLEELKGLIQSGDSTAATN encoded by the coding sequence ATGGCCAATCGTCTGTTCGGCACCGACGGCATCCGCGGCCGGGCCGGCGTCTACCCGCTGGATGCCGCCACGATTCAGACGGCGACGGAGGCCGCGGCCGCCCGCGCCGCGGCGCGGCTCCCCGGCCGCCCCTTTCTCGTGGCCCGAGACACCCGCGCCTCGGGACCCTGGATCACCCGACAGGTGGCCGCCGCGCTCGAGCGAGCCGGGGTGCCGCTTCTGGACGCCGGCGTCTTGCCGACGCCGGCGGCCGCCGGCTTGATCCTGGATCTCGGATGCTGCGGGGGAATGGTGATCTCAGCCTCCCACAATCCGGCGGAAGACAACGGATTGAAATTCTTCACCGACCGGGGATTCAAGCTCTCCACCGCCGAGGAAGCCGCCATCGCCATTCGTGTGGACGAGCGCCCGCAGCCGACGTGGACCGCGGTCGAGGCGCCGCTGCTGGACGGCGGCGGTCGGTTCCATGTGGCGCCCGATCTGGTGGGCCGCTACGTGGCCCGGTTGCTGAACCGGTGCCCGCTGGACGGGCTGCCCCCGACCACCCGCGTGGTGGTCGATTGCGCCCACGGCGCATCCACGCCGGCGGTATTGGCGCTGGTGGATTGTGCCGCCTTCCGCCTGCAGGCGATCTGCGCCGAGCCGGACGGTTTTAACATCAACCGCGGCTGCGGGGCCACCTGTCCGGAGCGGGTGGCGGCGGCCGTCACCGCAGCGCGCGCCGACCTGGGATTCGCGCTCGACGGCGACGGCGACCGGATCATCGCCTGCGATGCGTCGGGGCGGATCCTCGACGGGGACGCGCTCCTGTATGTGTTTGCGCATCACCTGCGGTCGCGGGGCCAGCTCACCGGGCAAACTGTCGTGGGGACGGTCTTGACCAACCTGGGACTCGAGACGGCGCTGGCCGGTTGGGGCATCCGGCTGGAGCGGACGCCGGTGGGCGACCGCCACATCCAGGCCCGCATGCTGGACGGCGCCCTGGCGCTGGGCGGTGAGCCATCCGGCCACCTGATCCTCTCGTCGCCGGCCATGACCGGCGACGGCCTGCTCGCCGGTCTGTTCCTGCTGCACATCCTGGCCGTGACCCGCCGGCCGCTGGCCGATCTGCTGGCCGGGTACCAGCCGTTTCCGGTGCGGGTGTTTAACCTGCGGGCGGACCGGAAACCTCCGCTGGAATCGTTGCCGCCCGTGCGGGCCATCGACGCGCTGCTGGTCCGGCGCGGCGGACGCACCGTGATCCGCTATTCGGGCACCGAGCCACTCCTGCGCGTCATGGTGGAAGCGCAGGAGCTGGAACCGCTCCAGTCCGAGATGGATGTCCTGCTGGAAGAATTGAAAGGCCTGATTCAGTCGGGGGATTCCACAGCCGCGACAAATTGA
- a CDS encoding protein kinase — protein sequence MVLEKIGKYKIIDKIGTGAMGVVYKGFDAKMGRYVAIKTMSPQYVNNDESRARFYREAIAPAKLFHPNIVAIYDLDEEEGTPFIVMEFLDGPDLKYFRSAKIKFTIPQILNILIQVSEGLDYAHKRGIIHRDVKPANILLLKNGTAKIVDFGIARVTESTQQTRTGVAMGTPAYMSPEQAKGMKVDHRTDLYSVGVIAYELISGQNPFQAENYTGVLYKIINHFPAPLCKEVPECPADLSTAVMRCLEKERDDRFPDLKAFSKALQGILAAYAAESSRLDLTLQGVEGLETGALQEPYKARLIRKYIKELQFEAASKLLDKLKTEHIDATLLQSLHTELREMHARKRVTDLLKLGTDLAEGGDYDLALANFNEILELDPDNVEAITWVQKVRRLQKEKVFKEQIQPLLEQARARTGTGAYLEAIELLGRIATLDPEYLEVRALIEENERLLARANQVRGLTGEVQAALRQANLPSAFTRLAELEALAPDEAATRKNRAAVWQRFLADFKTHTADIHDRDRLLDLRDWLQGSFTQRPVVAFCSSAAHSQEREELLQEIRHVVTGWLQAQNLDPAQLLLRTLMPVFPKQSLLQSLAVEVENLRQTVIETRQRQLAMEQKLSEGIQEVHQLLQTDRLDEAQRSLQQLGRMFPNDAALVPLREEVAAVLARRDTERKLQQQLEGVRRLLQADAVDQAAAELAALESAHGRHTEVIALRTAVDERARELREQAEIRRFQSEIQSLKAASRIDAAIALTREAIQRFPEEAVFLPLLRELQERKDELARHDEIRAKQQEIQEHLQRQQFLQASKLAYDLKNRFADHPDVIAVLKLFHDQRGEYIRGAIASAQSFTANKAFDEARGLLERAAAECPDSVDLQNAIQETAVAQAVQGGIGEVRAHVVDKKYDLALATLEGLLARYPEQGSIVRLYGEVRQQRNAYIQETIQHAQAFARDGDFDRGLSLLRTALEIVPNANEIQDNLEEMDRLRESIVRQRREAAEEARLVEAEIERAVAESRKQQHAGNLFDALRVLEETRHRFPKAAPQLEGAIQEIQETINLQKHLPEIALPAPVRRLPLWLIIALAALVVGGVVGVVMYLLRPAPAPGPAPAKPAVLAIDLRPWGEVDAVIRLDTDTEIDLTQKITPLQLELDPGRYKVVYHFAGQPARSASEELQLEDSGYRVLKKVAPQLEQNLDRTVNELIGQ from the coding sequence ATGGTCCTCGAAAAGATCGGCAAGTATAAGATCATCGACAAGATCGGCACCGGCGCCATGGGTGTGGTCTACAAGGGCTTCGACGCCAAGATGGGCCGCTACGTGGCCATCAAGACCATGTCGCCCCAGTACGTGAACAACGACGAGAGCCGCGCCCGCTTCTACCGCGAGGCCATCGCCCCGGCCAAGCTCTTCCACCCCAACATCGTGGCCATCTATGACCTGGACGAAGAAGAAGGCACGCCGTTCATCGTGATGGAGTTCCTCGACGGGCCGGACCTGAAGTATTTCCGCTCGGCCAAGATCAAGTTCACCATCCCTCAGATCCTCAACATTCTGATCCAGGTGTCGGAGGGGCTCGACTATGCCCACAAGCGCGGCATCATCCACCGCGACGTCAAGCCGGCCAACATCCTGTTGCTGAAGAACGGCACAGCGAAAATCGTCGACTTCGGCATCGCCCGCGTCACCGAGAGCACCCAGCAGACGCGCACCGGCGTGGCCATGGGCACCCCTGCCTACATGAGCCCGGAGCAGGCCAAGGGGATGAAGGTGGATCACCGCACCGACCTCTATTCGGTGGGCGTCATCGCCTACGAGCTCATCTCCGGCCAGAACCCGTTTCAGGCGGAAAACTACACCGGCGTCCTGTACAAGATCATCAACCACTTCCCCGCTCCGCTCTGCAAGGAAGTGCCGGAGTGCCCGGCCGACCTGAGCACCGCCGTCATGCGGTGCCTGGAAAAGGAGCGTGACGACCGCTTTCCCGACCTAAAGGCGTTCTCCAAGGCACTGCAGGGAATCCTGGCCGCCTACGCCGCCGAATCCAGCCGCCTCGACCTCACCCTCCAGGGCGTGGAGGGTCTTGAAACCGGCGCCCTCCAGGAGCCGTACAAGGCCCGTCTGATCCGCAAGTACATCAAGGAGCTGCAATTCGAGGCCGCCTCCAAGCTCCTCGACAAACTCAAGACCGAGCATATCGACGCCACCCTGCTGCAGTCGCTCCATACCGAGCTGCGGGAGATGCACGCCCGCAAGCGGGTGACCGACCTCCTCAAGCTGGGCACGGACCTGGCCGAAGGCGGCGATTACGACCTGGCCCTGGCCAACTTCAACGAGATCCTCGAGCTGGACCCGGACAACGTCGAGGCCATTACCTGGGTCCAGAAGGTGCGCCGGCTGCAGAAGGAGAAGGTGTTCAAGGAGCAGATCCAGCCGCTCCTGGAACAGGCTCGGGCGCGCACCGGGACCGGCGCTTATCTCGAGGCCATCGAGCTGTTGGGGCGGATTGCCACGCTGGATCCCGAGTATCTCGAAGTCCGCGCACTGATTGAGGAGAATGAACGCCTGCTCGCCAGGGCCAACCAGGTGCGCGGGCTCACGGGCGAGGTGCAGGCTGCCCTGCGCCAGGCCAACCTGCCGTCGGCGTTCACACGCCTGGCCGAGCTGGAAGCGCTGGCCCCCGACGAGGCCGCCACCCGCAAGAACCGCGCCGCCGTCTGGCAACGCTTCCTGGCCGACTTCAAGACGCACACCGCCGACATCCACGACCGCGACCGGCTGCTGGATCTGCGCGACTGGCTGCAGGGGTCGTTCACCCAGCGGCCCGTCGTCGCCTTCTGCTCATCTGCCGCCCATTCCCAGGAGCGGGAGGAGTTGCTGCAGGAGATCCGCCATGTGGTCACCGGCTGGCTCCAGGCGCAAAACCTCGACCCGGCCCAGCTGCTGCTGCGCACGCTGATGCCCGTGTTCCCCAAGCAGAGTCTGCTCCAGTCGCTGGCGGTGGAGGTGGAGAACCTCCGCCAGACGGTCATCGAAACCCGCCAGCGCCAGCTGGCCATGGAGCAGAAGCTGTCGGAGGGCATCCAGGAAGTCCACCAGCTGCTTCAGACCGACCGGCTCGATGAGGCCCAGCGCAGCCTGCAGCAGCTCGGACGGATGTTTCCCAACGATGCCGCGCTGGTGCCGCTCCGCGAAGAGGTCGCCGCGGTGCTGGCCCGCCGCGACACCGAACGAAAGCTGCAACAGCAGCTCGAGGGTGTACGCCGCCTGCTCCAGGCCGACGCGGTGGATCAGGCCGCGGCGGAGCTGGCTGCGCTGGAGAGCGCCCACGGCCGCCACACCGAGGTCATCGCCCTGCGGACCGCCGTCGACGAGCGGGCCCGTGAGCTGCGGGAGCAGGCGGAGATCCGGCGTTTCCAGAGCGAGATCCAGAGCCTCAAGGCCGCCAGCCGGATCGACGCCGCCATCGCCCTGACCCGCGAAGCCATCCAGCGCTTCCCCGAAGAGGCCGTGTTCCTGCCGCTGCTGCGCGAGCTTCAGGAGCGCAAAGACGAGCTGGCACGGCACGACGAGATCCGCGCCAAGCAGCAGGAAATCCAGGAGCACCTCCAGCGCCAGCAGTTCCTGCAGGCCTCCAAGTTGGCCTACGATCTGAAGAACCGCTTCGCCGACCATCCGGATGTCATCGCCGTCCTCAAACTGTTTCACGACCAGCGGGGCGAGTACATCCGCGGCGCCATCGCTTCGGCCCAGTCGTTCACCGCCAACAAGGCGTTCGACGAGGCGCGGGGCTTGCTGGAGCGCGCCGCCGCCGAGTGTCCGGATTCGGTTGACCTGCAGAACGCCATCCAGGAAACCGCCGTGGCGCAGGCCGTTCAGGGCGGAATCGGCGAGGTTCGCGCCCACGTGGTGGACAAGAAGTACGATTTGGCGCTGGCCACCCTGGAAGGCTTGCTGGCCCGCTATCCCGAACAGGGCAGCATCGTCCGGCTCTACGGCGAGGTTCGGCAGCAGCGCAACGCGTATATCCAGGAGACGATCCAGCACGCCCAAGCCTTCGCCCGCGACGGCGACTTCGATCGCGGGCTGTCGCTGTTGCGCACCGCGTTGGAAATCGTGCCCAACGCCAACGAGATCCAGGACAACCTCGAGGAGATGGACCGCCTGCGCGAGTCCATCGTCCGCCAGCGGCGCGAGGCGGCGGAAGAAGCCCGGTTGGTCGAGGCCGAAATCGAGCGGGCCGTCGCCGAGTCGCGGAAGCAACAGCACGCCGGCAATCTGTTTGACGCGTTGCGGGTGCTGGAGGAAACGCGGCACCGATTCCCCAAGGCGGCACCGCAGCTCGAGGGTGCGATCCAGGAGATTCAGGAGACCATCAACCTCCAAAAGCACCTGCCCGAAATTGCCCTGCCCGCGCCGGTGCGCCGGCTGCCCCTCTGGCTGATCATCGCGCTGGCCGCCCTGGTGGTGGGGGGCGTCGTCGGCGTGGTCATGTACCTGCTGCGGCCGGCACCGGCGCCCGGACCGGCGCCGGCCAAGCCCGCGGTGCTGGCCATCGATCTGCGACCCTGGGGCGAGGTGGACGCGGTGATCCGGCTGGACACCGACACGGAGATTGATCTGACCCAGAAGATCACGCCGCTCCAGCTCGAGCTCGATCCCGGCCGCTACAAGGTGGTCTACCACTTCGCCGGACAACCCGCCCGCAGCGCCTCCGAAGAGTTGCAGCTCGAAGACAGCGGCTACCGCGTGCTCAAGAAGGTCGCCCCGCAGTTGGAGCAGAATCTCGACCGCACCGTGAACGAGCTGATCGGCCAGTGA
- a CDS encoding class I SAM-dependent methyltransferase — MVETTPRTANPCTDNRRFHRRDKRATMRDEVSLSHLLRRPGPFVRNGWTYGEALGHFLLEMDLLPADRPAVVLEVGGGLGDVAAGVVPVLAGAGRLAEYAILDLSPELQSAQRKRLRDTRPPVRLVSGDAERLRRTITEVDFVLSNEVIGDFRTIDGVPRTWDGPPMEGVPPDDARHRRYWALAWSLVDRYGLDVPEETDAPSFAVNWGAIRFVEALWEVLPPGGGAFLVENATSFARPLELPGHREYSIGERHLVRVLDRLGFGYRAGDVADFLHPGRSFTIISPRHIGLWLASRVVSPDDRRAWELFNDPAVDWPARVACLREAMGGDLRIDTAVAPETFASYLRTAGLEVGLPGTNILGRHFRYFSLQKPVAADTAADS, encoded by the coding sequence GTGGTTGAGACGACTCCTCGTACCGCCAACCCGTGTACTGATAACCGCCGGTTCCACCGGCGGGACAAGCGCGCCACCATGCGCGACGAGGTGAGCCTGTCGCACCTGCTCCGGCGACCTGGTCCGTTTGTGCGGAACGGTTGGACCTACGGTGAGGCGCTGGGGCACTTCCTCCTGGAGATGGATCTGCTGCCGGCGGACCGGCCCGCTGTCGTCTTGGAGGTGGGCGGCGGACTCGGCGATGTGGCCGCCGGGGTCGTGCCGGTGCTGGCGGGTGCGGGCCGGCTGGCCGAGTACGCCATCCTGGACCTGTCGCCTGAGCTGCAATCCGCCCAGCGTAAGCGGCTACGGGACACACGGCCGCCGGTGCGCCTCGTGTCCGGTGACGCCGAACGCTTGCGCCGGACAATCACCGAAGTCGATTTCGTCCTTTCCAACGAGGTCATCGGGGATTTCCGGACCATCGACGGCGTGCCCCGAACGTGGGACGGCCCGCCCATGGAGGGAGTCCCGCCAGACGATGCCCGCCACCGGCGCTACTGGGCGCTGGCCTGGAGCCTGGTCGATCGATATGGCCTCGACGTGCCGGAGGAGACGGACGCACCGTCCTTTGCGGTGAACTGGGGGGCCATCCGCTTCGTGGAAGCCCTGTGGGAGGTGCTCCCGCCGGGAGGCGGCGCCTTTCTGGTGGAGAACGCCACCTCGTTCGCCCGTCCGCTGGAATTGCCGGGTCACCGGGAATATTCCATCGGCGAGCGGCACTTGGTGCGGGTGCTCGATCGGCTGGGCTTTGGTTACCGCGCGGGCGATGTCGCCGATTTCCTCCATCCGGGCCGGTCGTTCACGATCATCTCACCCCGCCACATAGGGCTCTGGCTCGCCTCCCGGGTGGTGTCGCCGGATGACCGCCGGGCTTGGGAACTGTTCAACGACCCGGCTGTGGATTGGCCGGCGCGGGTTGCCTGCCTGCGGGAAGCCATGGGCGGGGATCTGCGGATCGACACGGCCGTGGCACCGGAGACGTTCGCCAGCTACCTGCGGACGGCTGGTTTGGAAGTGGGCCTTCCCGGCACAAACATCCTGGGCCGGCATTTCCGTTACTTCAGCCTGCAGAAACCCGTTGCCGCTGACACAGCGGCGGATTCGTGA
- a CDS encoding tetratricopeptide repeat protein, whose product MPKKKRPDVVTQLLNGDLTTAQLVSLDARQTAALLHAGHLLYTEGRWQQAADIFSGLAVLDPQNPYVHGMLGAIRQQEGNLPAALAHYTRCLELAPGDPAAWTNRGEILLRSGRLEEAARDLAEAVRHDPDGRHPAAHRARLLAALAQDALRAATKGGPAAVEEVLRSLQVQIGALRDKKD is encoded by the coding sequence ATGCCCAAGAAAAAACGTCCGGACGTCGTCACCCAGCTGCTGAATGGCGATTTGACGACAGCCCAACTGGTGTCACTCGACGCCCGGCAGACCGCCGCGCTGCTTCATGCCGGCCACCTCCTGTACACCGAGGGGCGCTGGCAACAGGCGGCGGACATCTTTTCCGGCCTGGCGGTGCTGGATCCCCAGAATCCTTACGTGCACGGCATGCTCGGCGCCATCCGCCAGCAGGAGGGCAACCTGCCGGCCGCCCTCGCCCACTACACCCGCTGCCTGGAACTGGCCCCCGGCGACCCCGCCGCCTGGACCAACCGCGGCGAGATTCTGCTCCGATCGGGCCGGCTGGAGGAGGCCGCCCGGGATCTGGCCGAGGCGGTGAGACACGATCCGGACGGCCGCCATCCCGCCGCCCATCGGGCCCGGTTGCTCGCCGCTCTGGCCCAGGACGCCCTGCGGGCGGCGACGAAAGGAGGGCCGGCCGCAGTGGAAGAGGTCCTTCGATCGCTCCAAGTTCAAATCGGCGCCCTGCGCGACAAGAAGGATTGA
- a CDS encoding RiPP maturation radical SAM protein 1, with protein MPRVALVCMPWASARRGSIALGVLKRALWRDRHAADIHHLNIRLAGRMHPGLYECISNVTLLGDWLFSQHLFGTYGSGELANSLAEITRTEGRDILAILDQLPMNTEAIVRDILPPFLDECLTEIPWGDYDVVGFTSVFVQHVASLLLARRIKDRWPGVRIVMGGSNLAGPMGRENLRAFEWIDAVVDGEGDAILPQLIRRLRCGEPIRGLPGVSCRDSDGLHFADAPAPLIPLRDAPVPDYAAFFDELRRQGLRDRIQPRILYEGARGCWWGEKSPCTFCSQNGQAMPFRAKPPRRLRREMRAQARRHDCLDFEAVDNVLDPRQLRELMPRLGRDGLDFRLFYDIRPTLTRRQVAQLRAAGVRAVEAGIESVHDGMLRLMGKGTSALQNIQLLKWCAEQDIAVTWHLLFGIPGEQAAFYSETLAAARLITHLPPPLKAGRVFLQRFSPYFQDPERWGIRNVRPTPLYRYVYPPDRVRLAELAFHFKWDWPGRLSDRRDLAGPLQDLVTDWRAAYRDRRIQFQFRRGPGMVELWDNRPLAGPWRIGELRRTVLKDLAAVAWEACIEARPLRAVAAAATAAGIRPDSSEAVGQVLAELVRGGLMMEARGNYLSLGVPWNRPL; from the coding sequence ATGCCCCGGGTCGCTCTGGTGTGCATGCCGTGGGCCTCGGCTCGCCGGGGCTCCATCGCTCTGGGCGTGCTGAAACGCGCCCTGTGGCGCGACAGGCACGCCGCCGACATCCACCACCTCAACATCCGCCTGGCCGGCCGGATGCATCCCGGGTTGTACGAGTGCATCTCCAATGTCACCCTGCTCGGCGACTGGCTGTTCTCTCAGCACCTGTTCGGCACGTACGGCTCGGGTGAACTGGCCAACAGTCTCGCCGAGATCACCCGGACCGAAGGCCGCGACATTCTGGCCATCCTCGACCAGTTGCCCATGAACACCGAAGCAATCGTCCGGGATATCCTGCCCCCGTTTCTGGACGAGTGCCTCACCGAGATCCCGTGGGGGGATTACGACGTGGTGGGATTCACGTCGGTGTTCGTTCAGCATGTCGCCAGCCTGCTGCTGGCCAGACGGATCAAGGATCGCTGGCCCGGCGTCCGCATCGTCATGGGCGGCTCGAACCTGGCCGGACCCATGGGCCGGGAGAACCTGCGGGCGTTCGAGTGGATCGATGCCGTCGTCGACGGCGAAGGGGACGCGATCCTGCCGCAGCTGATCCGGCGTCTGCGCTGCGGCGAGCCGATCCGCGGTCTGCCGGGCGTGTCGTGCCGCGATTCGGATGGCCTTCATTTCGCCGACGCTCCGGCGCCACTGATCCCGCTCCGTGACGCGCCCGTCCCCGACTACGCCGCGTTTTTCGATGAGCTGCGGCGACAGGGGCTGCGCGACCGCATCCAGCCCCGGATTCTGTACGAAGGCGCCCGCGGCTGCTGGTGGGGCGAGAAGTCGCCCTGCACGTTCTGCAGCCAGAACGGCCAGGCCATGCCGTTCCGGGCGAAGCCGCCGCGGCGACTCCGGCGGGAGATGCGCGCCCAGGCCCGCCGCCACGACTGCCTGGACTTCGAGGCGGTGGACAACGTGCTGGATCCCCGCCAGCTCCGTGAGCTGATGCCGCGGCTGGGCAGGGACGGCCTGGATTTCCGGCTGTTCTACGACATCCGTCCCACCCTGACTCGACGCCAGGTGGCGCAGCTCCGCGCCGCCGGTGTCCGCGCCGTCGAGGCGGGCATCGAGAGCGTTCATGACGGCATGCTCCGCCTGATGGGCAAGGGAACATCCGCGCTGCAGAACATCCAGTTGCTCAAGTGGTGCGCCGAGCAAGATATCGCCGTGACCTGGCACCTGTTGTTCGGCATCCCGGGAGAGCAGGCGGCGTTCTACTCCGAAACCCTGGCCGCGGCGCGGCTCATCACCCACCTGCCGCCGCCCCTCAAGGCCGGCCGGGTGTTCCTGCAGCGCTTCAGTCCCTACTTCCAAGATCCGGAACGCTGGGGGATCCGGAACGTCCGCCCCACACCGCTGTACCGTTACGTCTACCCCCCCGACCGGGTCCGTCTGGCGGAACTGGCCTTCCACTTCAAGTGGGACTGGCCGGGACGGCTTTCGGACCGTCGCGATCTGGCGGGCCCGTTGCAGGATCTGGTGACGGACTGGCGGGCAGCCTATCGGGACCGGCGGATCCAATTTCAATTCCGCCGCGGCCCGGGGATGGTGGAGCTGTGGGACAACCGCCCGCTGGCCGGTCCGTGGCGGATCGGCGAGTTGCGCCGCACCGTGTTGAAAGACCTGGCCGCCGTGGCTTGGGAAGCCTGCATCGAAGCCCGACCGCTCCGCGCGGTGGCGGCGGCCGCCACCGCCGCCGGCATCCGCCCGGATTCATCCGAGGCGGTGGGTCAGGTTTTGGCGGAATTGGTCCGCGGCGGACTGATGATGGAGGCGCGGGGCAACTATCTGTCCCTGGGCGTGCCGTGGAACCGCCCGCTCTGA
- a CDS encoding isochorismatase family protein, giving the protein MKRSLTLALLTLALLAPVLADGEAPAVPAKGKPALLVIDIQNAYLGYVPEQHRGVGMFMINAAIDVFRKNGYPIIFVYHTDPKQGPPPGSEPFEFPKTVPIQAGDLKVIKNYPSAFKKTDLEKILRDQGADTVFLCGLSAVGCVLYTYFDAKELEFRTFMIKDAIMSHRPDLTRSVEEITGAVDLDAVAYMLECTRR; this is encoded by the coding sequence ATGAAACGATCCTTGACGCTCGCGCTGCTGACCCTGGCGCTGCTGGCGCCGGTCCTGGCCGACGGCGAGGCACCGGCGGTACCGGCCAAAGGGAAGCCGGCTTTGCTGGTCATCGACATCCAGAACGCCTACCTCGGCTACGTCCCCGAACAGCACCGGGGCGTTGGGATGTTCATGATCAATGCCGCCATCGACGTGTTCCGGAAGAACGGCTATCCCATCATTTTCGTCTATCACACCGATCCCAAGCAGGGGCCGCCTCCGGGGTCCGAACCGTTCGAGTTTCCGAAAACCGTTCCCATCCAGGCGGGCGATCTGAAGGTGATCAAGAACTATCCCAGCGCGTTCAAGAAGACGGATCTGGAAAAAATCCTGCGTGACCAGGGAGCGGACACGGTGTTCCTCTGCGGCCTGAGCGCTGTGGGCTGTGTGCTATACACCTACTTCGACGCCAAGGAACTGGAGTTCCGCACCTTCATGATCAAGGACGCCATCATGAGCCACCGACCCGACCTGACGCGTTCGGTGGAGGAGATCACCGGCGCCGTGGATCTCGACGCGGTCGCTTACATGCTGGAGTGCACCAGGCGCTGA
- a CDS encoding cyclase family protein has protein sequence MTDAKNPERDVRWIDISRPLGPATRVWPGDRAVEVVTKRNSVGDITWCVSRLALSVHAGTHLDAPGHMLPGAPGIGDFSPALGCGPARVMDTAGAPADEAAARRALGVERVLFRTGTSPVGREFEGPFAFITASAARVLADGGVRLVGIDTPSVDAFGDESAPAHRILFSAGIYLLENLDLVDAPPGEYRLWVTPLPLGDLDASPVRPWLLAEP, from the coding sequence ATGACGGATGCCAAAAACCCGGAACGGGACGTCCGCTGGATCGACATCAGCCGGCCGCTGGGGCCCGCCACCCGGGTGTGGCCCGGTGACCGTGCGGTGGAGGTCGTGACGAAGCGGAACTCCGTCGGTGACATCACCTGGTGCGTGTCCCGCCTGGCGCTGTCGGTGCATGCCGGCACCCATCTGGACGCGCCGGGGCACATGCTGCCCGGCGCGCCGGGTATCGGCGACTTTTCGCCGGCGCTCGGCTGCGGTCCCGCCCGGGTGATGGACACCGCCGGCGCCCCCGCGGACGAAGCGGCCGCGCGGCGGGCGCTGGGAGTCGAGCGAGTGCTCTTTCGGACGGGCACCTCACCGGTGGGCCGCGAGTTCGAGGGGCCGTTCGCCTTCATCACCGCGTCCGCCGCACGGGTTTTGGCGGACGGCGGCGTCCGTCTCGTGGGCATCGACACGCCGTCGGTGGACGCTTTCGGCGACGAGTCGGCTCCCGCTCATCGGATCCTGTTCAGTGCCGGAATCTACCTGCTGGAGAACCTTGATCTCGTCGATGCGCCGCCGGGCGAGTACCGGCTCTGGGTCACCCCGCTCCCCCTCGGCGACCTCGACGCCTCCCCGGTGCGCCCCTGGCTCCTGGCCGAGCCGTAG
- a CDS encoding DUF2231 domain-containing protein: MLPPIPSWDTLHVLIVHFPIALLLVAPIFLVLAMAVSVHRRAFALSALILMVLGTAAAFVAVSTGQAAGELADKTEATMPVIEQHEEMGETTRNVFTALTVLYALILFGPAVLKKELGAKAFVLTSAVYLVLYLVGVWGLINTGHLGGRLVHEFGIRALM, encoded by the coding sequence ATGTTACCGCCGATCCCGAGCTGGGACACGCTGCATGTTCTGATCGTCCATTTCCCCATCGCCCTCCTGCTGGTGGCGCCGATCTTCCTGGTGCTGGCGATGGCCGTCTCGGTCCATCGCCGCGCCTTTGCCCTGTCGGCTCTGATCCTGATGGTGCTGGGCACCGCCGCCGCCTTTGTCGCCGTTTCCACCGGACAAGCCGCCGGGGAGCTGGCCGACAAGACCGAGGCCACCATGCCCGTCATCGAGCAGCACGAGGAGATGGGCGAAACCACCCGGAACGTCTTCACCGCGCTCACCGTGTTGTACGCCCTGATTCTGTTCGGTCCGGCCGTCCTGAAAAAGGAACTCGGGGCGAAAGCGTTCGTCCTGACGAGCGCCGTGTACCTGGTCCTCTATCTGGTCGGTGTCTGGGGGCTGATCAACACCGGACATCTCGGCGGGCGCCTGGTACACGAGTTCGGCATCCGCGCACTGATGTAG